In Aureibaculum algae, the following are encoded in one genomic region:
- a CDS encoding discoidin domain-containing protein: protein MKTYFLKFKNIAYFVFAIAIFSCDGRREFADLLETGVNLDNYDIILLVSGESQDVTATFEPNIFPNRDYIWSVDDTSVADLVINADKSVSLTATGSGETMLTVTAADDASITASAPLKVISGAPVDITDQATITVNREYSGGPNGAEGSLKLIDGDLGTKYLSGFVAPFWINLEFEEPVVAGYYALTSGNDASSRDPRDWEIQGSQDGVTWVTLDARSDYTFPDRILTREFYFDNNTAYKIYRFDILNNNGSSLFQMQEWRLFNLPN from the coding sequence ATGAAAACATATTTTTTGAAATTTAAAAACATAGCCTACTTCGTTTTTGCTATTGCTATCTTTTCATGTGATGGAAGACGTGAATTTGCCGATTTATTAGAGACTGGTGTTAACTTAGACAACTATGACATTATTCTATTAGTATCTGGTGAATCGCAAGATGTAACGGCTACTTTTGAACCAAATATTTTCCCTAATAGAGACTATATATGGTCAGTTGATGATACAAGTGTTGCTGATTTAGTAATTAATGCAGACAAGTCAGTATCTCTTACGGCTACGGGTTCAGGAGAAACTATGCTTACTGTGACAGCAGCAGATGACGCATCAATAACCGCTTCTGCACCTCTAAAAGTAATTTCTGGAGCTCCTGTAGATATTACAGATCAGGCCACAATTACGGTGAATAGAGAATACAGCGGAGGGCCAAACGGAGCAGAAGGTTCCTTAAAATTAATAGATGGTGATTTAGGTACCAAATACTTATCCGGTTTTGTTGCTCCATTCTGGATAAATCTAGAATTTGAAGAACCTGTGGTTGCTGGATATTATGCCTTAACTTCTGGTAATGATGCATCGAGTAGAGACCCACGTGATTGGGAAATTCAAGGATCACAAGATGGCGTAACTTGGGTTACTTTAGACGCCAGATCTGATTATACTTTTCCCGATAGAATACTTACACGTGAATTCTATTTTGACAATAATACAGCTTATAAAATTTATAGGTTCGACATCTTGAACAATAATGGAAGTAGCTTATTTCAAATGCAAGAATGGCGTTTGTTTAATTTACCAAATTAA
- a CDS encoding RagB/SusD family nutrient uptake outer membrane protein: MKTIKLTKIGSLLVLLLTFSCTDLEETTYSELSESNFYKTELELLQANLRPFTHMQAWLSWSGQNGYYYHNVLSADQIAWPQKGRHAYDNGDHIRQHYHTWTQEEGRLNNAWSLMWTGLGYTNTAIEAIEAVDAESIGVTPERLASIVAEAKVLRAFHYMKIMDLWGNVPIVTTVGIPTNPETVDRTEVFAFIEQELLENVENLQPLSQQLIGRMSRAVGYAMLSELYLNAEIWSGTSRWEESITYADKIINGEGGALTGNIMLDQDLLGPYSNTNDQSSENIFQFPFSRKNDFGYHWGSFYMGFSNMTAALDYNFSGNNAFVVIPSAFDAYKEIDIRKQEWFLFGPQYKIDTNEPILGSEEYSGEPFIYVNNIRRNTEGETGEGSMTNGEENSGARMYKYRAGRQDDENYLEGDYVIYRLTEMYFNKAEALMRANGGSATQEAVDLINESKMRYFTPDDWLTEKYTTGTLTLDELLAERGREFIFEGKRRTDLIRFGKFTTGSWWDHEPTADLTRTLYPIPLRQLQANPNLVQNPGYN; this comes from the coding sequence ATGAAAACAATAAAATTAACAAAAATAGGTAGTTTGCTTGTACTGTTACTCACTTTTTCGTGTACAGATCTAGAAGAAACTACATATTCGGAATTATCAGAGAGTAACTTTTATAAAACTGAATTAGAATTGCTTCAAGCCAATTTAAGACCCTTTACACATATGCAAGCATGGCTATCATGGTCTGGTCAAAATGGGTATTATTATCACAATGTGCTGTCAGCTGATCAGATTGCGTGGCCACAAAAAGGACGACACGCTTATGACAATGGAGATCATATTAGACAACATTATCATACTTGGACACAAGAAGAAGGGCGTTTAAACAATGCATGGAGTTTAATGTGGACAGGGTTAGGTTATACAAATACAGCTATTGAGGCCATTGAGGCAGTAGACGCTGAGTCTATAGGTGTAACACCTGAACGATTAGCTTCGATAGTTGCAGAAGCTAAAGTACTACGGGCATTTCACTATATGAAAATTATGGATTTGTGGGGTAATGTGCCCATTGTAACTACTGTAGGTATTCCTACCAATCCGGAAACAGTTGACCGTACTGAGGTTTTTGCCTTTATAGAGCAAGAATTGTTGGAAAACGTTGAAAATTTACAACCACTATCTCAACAATTAATTGGCAGAATGTCTAGAGCCGTCGGGTACGCAATGCTTTCAGAACTTTACTTGAATGCCGAAATCTGGTCAGGAACTTCACGATGGGAAGAGTCTATTACCTATGCTGATAAAATTATTAATGGAGAAGGTGGAGCCTTAACAGGTAATATTATGTTAGATCAAGACCTTTTAGGCCCATATAGCAATACCAATGATCAGTCTTCCGAGAATATATTTCAGTTTCCATTCAGTCGTAAAAATGATTTTGGTTATCATTGGGGATCTTTCTATATGGGCTTTTCAAATATGACCGCAGCCTTAGATTATAATTTTTCTGGTAATAATGCCTTTGTGGTTATTCCTTCAGCATTTGACGCCTATAAAGAAATTGACATTCGTAAACAAGAATGGTTTTTATTCGGACCTCAGTATAAAATAGATACAAATGAACCTATTTTAGGTTCAGAAGAATATAGTGGAGAACCCTTTATTTATGTGAATAATATTAGAAGAAATACAGAAGGTGAAACAGGTGAAGGTTCTATGACAAATGGAGAAGAAAATAGTGGAGCCAGAATGTATAAATATAGAGCAGGGAGACAAGATGATGAAAACTATTTGGAAGGTGATTATGTAATATATCGCTTAACTGAAATGTATTTTAATAAAGCAGAAGCTCTTATGCGTGCTAACGGTGGTAGTGCAACACAGGAAGCTGTTGATTTAATCAATGAAAGTAAAATGCGTTATTTTACACCAGACGATTGGCTAACCGAAAAATATACAACGGGTACTTTAACTCTAGATGAGTTACTTGCAGAACGAGGTAGAGAATTTATTTTTGAAGGAAAAAGACGTACAGATTTAATACGGTTTGGTAAATTTACTACAGGATCGTGGTGGGATCATGAACCTACGGCAGATTTAACTCGTACACTATACCCTATACCATTAAGACAATTACAAGCTAACCCGAATCTAGTTCAAAACCCTGGATACAACTAA
- a CDS encoding SusC/RagA family TonB-linked outer membrane protein: MKNKPIKQKVRIMLITLLLSLFYLQQGFAQVQIPISGIVKDSNGVPLPGASVIEKNTTNGTITDFDGEFSIKVASKNSILLVSFIGYSNIEIKIGSQTKINVQLEEDAQNLNEVVLIGYGSQQRKAVSTAVAKVASEDFNQGAVGNSMDLIQGKVAGLQITRSGGNNPNSGVAIQLRGITSLTGSTSPLIVVDGIPGGNLDLLQQNDIESFDVLKDGAAAAIYGTRGTNGVILITTKKGKKGKSSFNYSTFLSRDFVNSKPEFLSASEFRQAITDGIISPNNDLGASTDIFDELVNESNLSQYHNFVASGGGETGTYRASVYYKDSQGIALENSREEFGIRGSFNQSGLNDKLNFASSVAVNFNDANLLGGGQFGIVTDWNPTAPIFAEPGGDLNNQGLYGFYQPENGYNPFSEYENRINQRKQFTFSGDMKLSYEVIPGFIASVFGSYQRNSWDDRYYRSSQDWAQYNPGSSYNGTGYAYKSSYLDYTQTIEPTITYNKDFDNSTLEFLGGYSYQYSTNENFSASNSGFTTDGFLDWNLGAGNAITDEDLPRPGLSSFKEDNTLIAYFTRVSYSYKDRYFIQGSVRHEGSSRFGANNKWATFPAISGAWVISDELFMDEVDFINNLKLRVGFGVTGNQGIPNYQSIVTLGTGGKYPIFVGDEATYYQTYGPVKNPNPDLKWETKKEFNIGLDFGLLSNRLTGALDVYTRKTEDLLLSYDVPQPPFVRSSIYTNVGDIINSGIELSLTYRIVDKGDFSWTADFAGSYQNNELSKLSNQIYAAQELYGGSIGNPGNLGNAIRNTEGGPIGDFYGKRFAGFTVDGKWLFHKADGTIGRASDMTEEDKAIIGNGLPKYYASLTNTFKYKNLDLTVFFRGKFKYDILNTVDLFYGNQNLLPGNVLNSALGEFSQINEAPQYSDYYLESGDFVKLDNVTLGYNFNLPDKSPFTGIRIFGSARNLATFTGYTGRDPEVQDTGLYPGIDDRNFYPRTITVTAGININF; the protein is encoded by the coding sequence ATGAAAAACAAACCTATTAAGCAGAAAGTAAGGATAATGCTAATTACCTTACTCTTATCGTTGTTTTATTTACAACAAGGATTTGCACAAGTCCAAATACCCATTTCTGGAATTGTAAAAGACTCCAATGGAGTTCCACTTCCAGGTGCCAGTGTTATTGAAAAAAACACTACTAACGGCACTATAACCGATTTTGACGGAGAATTCTCTATCAAAGTTGCATCAAAAAATTCTATATTATTAGTTTCATTTATTGGATATAGCAATATTGAAATTAAAATAGGATCTCAAACCAAAATTAATGTTCAATTGGAAGAGGATGCACAAAACTTAAATGAAGTAGTTCTTATTGGATATGGTTCTCAGCAGAGAAAAGCCGTATCTACCGCAGTCGCTAAAGTTGCATCCGAAGATTTTAACCAAGGTGCAGTTGGAAATTCAATGGATTTAATTCAGGGAAAAGTGGCAGGACTGCAAATAACAAGATCTGGAGGAAATAACCCGAACTCAGGTGTTGCTATACAATTAAGAGGAATTACCTCGTTGACCGGTTCTACTTCACCATTAATAGTTGTTGACGGAATCCCTGGCGGTAATTTAGATTTACTTCAACAAAATGATATAGAATCTTTTGATGTTTTAAAAGATGGAGCCGCTGCCGCGATCTATGGAACCCGTGGTACCAATGGAGTAATTTTAATTACTACTAAAAAAGGTAAAAAAGGTAAAAGTAGCTTTAACTATTCAACCTTTTTATCAAGAGATTTTGTAAATAGTAAACCAGAATTCTTATCTGCTAGTGAATTTCGTCAAGCGATAACTGACGGTATTATTAGCCCTAATAATGACTTAGGAGCTTCCACTGATATATTTGATGAATTGGTAAATGAATCAAATCTATCGCAATATCACAACTTTGTTGCTTCTGGTGGTGGAGAAACAGGCACTTATAGAGCTTCTGTATATTACAAAGATTCTCAGGGTATCGCCTTAGAGAATAGTCGTGAAGAGTTTGGTATTAGAGGTAGTTTTAATCAATCAGGATTAAATGATAAGCTGAACTTTGCATCTAGTGTGGCAGTAAATTTTAATGACGCTAATCTTTTAGGTGGTGGTCAATTTGGTATTGTAACCGATTGGAACCCTACAGCTCCAATTTTTGCTGAACCAGGAGGAGATCTTAATAATCAAGGTCTTTATGGTTTTTATCAACCAGAAAATGGATATAACCCGTTTTCAGAATATGAAAATCGCATAAACCAGAGAAAACAATTTACCTTTTCAGGTGATATGAAATTAAGTTATGAGGTTATACCAGGTTTTATAGCATCTGTATTTGGTTCTTATCAGAGAAATTCTTGGGATGATCGATATTATAGATCATCACAAGATTGGGCACAATATAATCCTGGAAGTTCCTACAACGGAACGGGCTATGCTTATAAGAGCAGCTATTTAGACTACACACAAACAATAGAACCGACTATTACATATAATAAAGATTTTGACAATAGTACTTTAGAATTTCTGGGAGGATATAGTTATCAGTATTCAACAAATGAAAATTTTTCTGCTAGTAACAGTGGTTTTACTACTGACGGTTTTCTAGATTGGAATTTAGGTGCAGGTAATGCTATTACTGATGAAGACCTTCCAAGACCTGGACTTTCTAGTTTTAAAGAAGACAATACGTTAATAGCCTATTTTACAAGAGTTAGCTATAGTTATAAAGATCGATATTTTATCCAAGGTTCTGTGAGGCATGAAGGGTCTTCAAGGTTTGGTGCTAATAACAAATGGGCTACTTTTCCTGCAATTTCTGGAGCATGGGTAATTTCTGATGAATTATTCATGGATGAAGTTGATTTTATAAACAACTTAAAACTGAGAGTTGGTTTTGGTGTTACAGGTAATCAAGGAATTCCCAATTACCAATCTATTGTAACATTAGGTACAGGTGGAAAATACCCAATCTTTGTTGGAGATGAAGCTACTTATTATCAAACCTATGGTCCTGTAAAAAACCCCAATCCAGATCTTAAATGGGAAACAAAAAAGGAATTTAACATTGGGCTAGATTTTGGGTTATTATCAAACAGATTGACTGGGGCATTGGATGTTTATACTAGAAAAACAGAAGATTTATTACTAAGTTATGATGTGCCACAACCTCCATTTGTTAGAAGTAGTATTTATACAAACGTAGGTGATATTATCAATAGTGGGATTGAATTAAGCCTTACCTACCGTATTGTTGATAAAGGAGATTTTTCATGGACTGCTGATTTTGCTGGAAGTTACCAAAATAATGAGCTGAGTAAGTTATCTAATCAAATTTATGCAGCACAAGAATTGTATGGAGGGAGCATAGGGAACCCTGGTAATTTAGGAAATGCCATTAGAAATACAGAAGGTGGTCCTATTGGAGATTTCTACGGAAAGCGTTTTGCTGGATTTACAGTTGATGGTAAATGGTTATTCCATAAAGCTGATGGAACTATAGGACGAGCAAGTGATATGACAGAAGAAGATAAGGCCATAATAGGTAATGGTTTGCCTAAATACTATGCTTCTTTAACCAATACATTTAAATATAAAAATTTAGATTTAACAGTTTTCTTTAGAGGTAAATTTAAATACGACATTTTAAATACTGTAGATTTATTTTATGGCAATCAAAATTTGTTACCTGGAAACGTACTGAACTCAGCACTTGGAGAATTTAGTCAAATTAACGAAGCTCCGCAATATTCTGATTATTATTTAGAGAGTGGAGATTTTGTGAAGTTAGATAATGTTACTTTAGGTTATAATTTTAATCTACCAGATAAAAGTCCTTTTACGGGTATACGAATTTTTGGTAGTGCCAGAAACTTAGCGACCTTCACAGGTTATACGGGTAGAGATCCTGAAGTGCAAGATACAGGTCTATATCCAGGTATAGATGATAGAAATTTTTATCCACGTACTATTACAGTAACAGCAGGAATTAATATCAATTTTTAA
- the fucP gene encoding L-fucose:H+ symporter permease produces MKHSEKTPLVEKKVLIPFILITSLFALWGFANAVTDPMVQAFKKVLELSNSEAAWVQTAFYGGYFCMALPAAMFMRKYSYKVGILIGLGLYATGALLFYPAAQTESFVFFCLGLYILTFGLAFLETAANPYALAMGAKETATQRLNLAQAFNPVGLILGLIVAQQVVLKNLQSDDVENFSALDEASKLLIRTSDLMVIRNPYVILGLIITAVFIIFLVSKMPQSKDSGSMPKIGKTFAVLIKNKKYVFGVLAQIFHTGCLIMCWTYIYQYAEAIGINNVTAGYYQMAAFILFTIGRAIGTYLLRFISSGKLLMYFAIFGGLFTVGAIFIHGIVGLYSLVGISFFMSLMFPTIYGISLGDLTEEQTKVGSAGLIMAIVGGATLPKIQALIIDIGGNGVADTSILGVSEINFSFVLPLLSFIYIGWYGLNVFKKYEVKKIKS; encoded by the coding sequence ATGAAACACTCAGAAAAAACACCTCTTGTTGAAAAAAAAGTTCTTATTCCATTCATATTGATCACTTCACTATTTGCATTATGGGGTTTTGCCAACGCTGTAACAGACCCTATGGTGCAAGCTTTTAAAAAGGTATTAGAATTATCAAACTCAGAAGCAGCTTGGGTTCAAACAGCATTTTATGGTGGTTACTTTTGTATGGCTCTACCAGCTGCAATGTTTATGAGAAAATATTCTTATAAAGTTGGCATTCTAATTGGGTTAGGTCTTTATGCCACGGGAGCACTTCTATTCTATCCAGCAGCTCAAACTGAAAGTTTTGTATTCTTTTGTTTAGGGTTGTATATCCTTACATTTGGATTGGCCTTTTTAGAAACTGCGGCAAATCCTTATGCACTGGCAATGGGCGCAAAGGAAACAGCGACACAGCGCTTAAATTTGGCACAAGCATTCAACCCTGTAGGATTAATTTTAGGATTGATAGTAGCACAACAAGTTGTATTAAAGAATTTACAATCGGATGATGTAGAGAATTTTAGTGCTTTAGATGAAGCTTCCAAATTATTAATTCGCACTTCTGATTTAATGGTAATACGGAATCCATATGTAATATTAGGATTGATAATTACTGCAGTATTTATAATTTTCCTTGTGAGTAAAATGCCACAATCAAAAGACAGTGGTAGTATGCCCAAAATTGGAAAAACCTTTGCTGTTTTAATCAAAAATAAAAAATATGTCTTTGGCGTTTTGGCCCAAATATTTCACACAGGATGTTTAATTATGTGCTGGACTTATATATATCAATATGCCGAAGCCATAGGAATAAATAATGTTACAGCTGGCTACTACCAAATGGCAGCCTTTATTTTATTCACTATAGGACGCGCAATAGGGACCTATTTGTTAAGATTTATCAGCTCAGGTAAACTATTGATGTATTTTGCCATATTTGGTGGCCTATTTACGGTTGGCGCAATATTTATTCATGGTATTGTGGGCTTATATAGTTTGGTAGGAATTTCTTTTTTTATGTCACTAATGTTTCCTACAATTTATGGCATTTCACTTGGAGACTTAACAGAAGAGCAAACAAAAGTAGGTTCTGCAGGTTTAATTATGGCGATAGTTGGTGGTGCTACATTGCCCAAAATACAAGCGCTTATAATTGACATTGGTGGAAACGGTGTAGCTGACACTAGTATTCTAGGGGTATCTGAAATTAACTTTTCTTTTGTTTTACCACTATTGAGCTTTATATATATAGGATGGTATGGTTTAAATGTCTTTAAAAAGTATGAAGTAAAAAAAATTAAAAGCTAG
- a CDS encoding glycoside hydrolase family 125 protein: MQRRKFIRNTALMGGLAMLDPFQLTATNSLKNFPIVRTPKRQRNFESKSVESAIEEFQKNVKDKELGWLFNNCFPNTLDTTVTFTKKNNKPDTYVITGDIDAMWLRDSSAQVWPYMAFLDQDKDLKDLIAGVINRQTQYILKDPYANAFYNDPNKKGEWTTDHTKMLPGVHERKYEIDSLCYPIRLGYNYWKTTGDTTPFDQDWKKAIKATLKVFIEQQEKDGSNPYSFERTTPKGTDTRNLKGYGYPVKPVGLICSAFRPSDDSTLFSFLIPSNFFAVVSLRQAAEMIKKIEGDHSLANELNELADEVETAIKKHGIVNHPKYGDIYAFEVDGYGNHLLMDDANIPSLISLPYLDAVDKDDWVYQNTREFVWSLDNPFFFKGKAAEGIGGPHVGLKMIWPMATTMRALTSTDPNEIKECIKTLKATHGETGFMHETFHVDDPKNFTRSWFAWANTLFGELLWKTYQSHPELLQ, encoded by the coding sequence ATGCAAAGACGAAAATTTATTAGAAATACAGCATTAATGGGTGGATTAGCAATGCTTGATCCATTTCAATTGACAGCAACCAATTCTTTAAAGAATTTCCCAATAGTTCGAACTCCAAAAAGACAACGAAATTTTGAAAGTAAATCTGTTGAAAGCGCCATTGAAGAATTCCAAAAAAATGTAAAAGATAAAGAGTTAGGGTGGTTATTCAACAATTGTTTTCCCAATACATTGGACACCACAGTAACTTTTACTAAAAAGAATAATAAGCCAGACACTTATGTTATTACCGGAGATATTGATGCCATGTGGTTACGTGACAGCTCCGCACAAGTTTGGCCATATATGGCTTTTCTAGATCAAGACAAAGACCTAAAAGATCTTATTGCAGGTGTTATCAATAGACAGACTCAATACATATTAAAAGACCCATATGCAAACGCATTTTATAATGACCCTAATAAAAAAGGGGAATGGACAACAGACCATACTAAAATGCTTCCAGGGGTGCACGAACGCAAATATGAAATTGATTCGTTATGTTATCCTATTAGATTAGGTTATAATTATTGGAAAACTACCGGTGATACAACCCCTTTTGACCAAGATTGGAAAAAGGCAATAAAAGCTACGTTAAAAGTTTTTATAGAACAACAAGAAAAGGATGGTTCAAACCCATATTCTTTTGAAAGAACAACCCCAAAAGGTACTGACACAAGAAATTTAAAAGGTTATGGATATCCGGTTAAACCGGTCGGCTTAATATGCTCTGCTTTTAGACCTAGTGATGATTCCACGCTATTTTCATTTTTAATACCCTCTAACTTTTTTGCTGTTGTTAGCTTAAGACAGGCTGCTGAAATGATTAAAAAAATTGAAGGTGATCATTCTTTGGCAAATGAACTAAATGAACTTGCTGATGAAGTTGAAACAGCCATAAAAAAACATGGTATTGTTAACCACCCTAAATATGGAGACATATACGCTTTTGAGGTTGATGGTTATGGAAACCATTTACTTATGGATGATGCAAATATCCCTAGCTTAATATCATTGCCTTATTTAGATGCCGTTGATAAAGACGACTGGGTATATCAAAACACAAGAGAGTTTGTTTGGTCTTTAGACAATCCTTTCTTTTTTAAAGGGAAAGCTGCCGAAGGTATTGGCGGACCACATGTAGGACTGAAAATGATATGGCCCATGGCTACAACTATGAGAGCACTTACAAGCACTGATCCTAATGAAATTAAAGAATGTATCAAAACTTTAAAAGCTACCCATGGTGAAACCGGTTTTATGCATGAAACCTTTCACGTTGATGATCCTAAGAACTTTACCAGATCTTGGTTTGCTTGGGCAAACACTCTTTTTGGTGAATTGCTTTGGAAAACTTATCAATCGCATCCAGAACTTCTACAATAA